One Candidatus Poribacteria bacterium DNA segment encodes these proteins:
- a CDS encoding spondin domain-containing protein, which yields MMRNQLFNRKILFSLLAVVMCFGFTAMSYGQAVVSVEPAEVESPAAGEELTVSINIAGGAGVAGYQVTVNFDPTALSYVSSANADYLPAGAFPVPAVTAENSVTIAATAIGATSDGDGTLAMVTFEVVEAKASAIGLSGAIVSDAAGEPLDVTTADGMVTVAAAEEVAEETTEETTEETTEEATEETTEEVAEETTEEAAEEVTEEATEETTEEGTEETEEVTEEAPAEMPEEVTEVEMPVSQMFEITLTNLTMGEHGMSGQTFSPAIFAAHPADIKLAVPGEPANPAIVAMAEGGDTSGLAALAAAAGANIATAMNADGTNRYTMPGQSSTVTLTADMTNSSLSVGSMLVSTNDAFIAAIDVPLFDEDGMPVTASLELMAYDAGSEDNTELASDIPGPLGLDEVADPAGSNERVPTVDGVIMPHEGIQGVGDVSEAFAWEEPVAMLTITPVEVPMEPVAEEPMPEPEPEPEPIVPGFDVTLEPGLNMISIPLMPAEPYTAKSLAEMLGATVVIQLDAATQSFVGYTVTDSGDGFGIDGGRGYIVNTPAGGMVKFTGDAWDNQPEPEPVVEEPVVEEPAVEEPAVEEVAEEPAVEEPAVEEVVEEPAVEEPAVEEVAEEPAEEPAAEEVAEEPAVEEPAADGAANGDAAANGNGAANGAAAAPALSTFKSAWAFVVASDIQGMETGTVYRLVAENLRTGSIATQNITMGVKHSSAVWADLNRKSVIEAGDRLEIALYDDRGRVVSGPFQRTVTTTDIRNAFLSVDLTVGDVRPEETVLAQNFPNPFNPETWIPYQLSESTEVSIQIYDVSGRLVRTLNLGWQPVGSYMTPSSAAYWDGRNAVGERVASGIYFYTLQTSDFAATRRMVILK from the coding sequence ATGATGAGAAACCAGCTTTTTAATAGGAAAATCCTTTTTTCCTTGTTAGCTGTTGTAATGTGTTTTGGGTTCACAGCGATGAGTTACGGCCAAGCTGTCGTCTCTGTAGAACCTGCTGAAGTAGAGTCCCCAGCGGCTGGGGAAGAACTCACAGTGAGTATTAATATCGCAGGTGGTGCTGGTGTCGCAGGATATCAAGTGACCGTTAACTTCGATCCGACTGCACTCAGTTATGTTTCCAGTGCAAATGCAGATTATCTACCTGCAGGTGCCTTTCCTGTACCGGCTGTTACGGCTGAAAATAGTGTTACAATAGCGGCAACTGCTATTGGTGCTACGTCTGATGGCGATGGTACACTCGCTATGGTAACGTTTGAAGTCGTTGAAGCAAAAGCGTCTGCTATCGGACTCAGCGGTGCTATCGTATCTGATGCTGCTGGCGAGCCTTTAGATGTCACAACTGCAGATGGTATGGTTACGGTTGCTGCGGCTGAAGAGGTTGCCGAGGAAACCACCGAAGAGACGACTGAGGAAACTACCGAAGAAGCCACTGAAGAGACGACTGAAGAGGTTGCCGAGGAAACCACTGAGGAAGCCGCTGAAGAGGTAACTGAGGAAGCTACCGAAGAGACGACTGAAGAGGGGACTGAGGAAACTGAAGAGGTAACTGAAGAAGCCCCGGCAGAAATGCCTGAAGAGGTTACCGAAGTTGAGATGCCTGTGAGCCAGATGTTCGAGATTACGCTCACGAACTTGACTATGGGTGAACACGGTATGAGTGGGCAAACTTTCTCACCTGCGATCTTCGCAGCACATCCTGCCGATATTAAACTTGCTGTACCCGGTGAACCCGCAAATCCTGCGATTGTTGCAATGGCTGAAGGTGGAGATACCTCAGGACTTGCCGCACTCGCAGCTGCTGCTGGCGCGAACATCGCGACAGCCATGAATGCAGATGGGACGAACAGATATACCATGCCGGGGCAATCCTCAACGGTTACCCTAACTGCTGACATGACGAACTCTTCGCTTTCTGTCGGCTCTATGCTCGTGTCAACCAACGATGCCTTCATCGCAGCGATTGACGTGCCACTCTTTGATGAAGACGGCATGCCCGTGACAGCAAGCCTTGAGTTGATGGCGTATGACGCTGGTAGTGAAGATAACACAGAGTTGGCTTCGGATATTCCGGGTCCCTTGGGTTTAGATGAAGTTGCGGACCCCGCGGGCAGTAATGAACGCGTACCAACGGTAGATGGCGTAATTATGCCTCACGAAGGTATCCAAGGTGTTGGCGATGTCAGTGAAGCGTTTGCGTGGGAAGAACCTGTCGCGATGCTGACGATCACGCCAGTTGAAGTGCCGATGGAACCCGTCGCGGAAGAACCGATGCCGGAACCTGAACCGGAACCGGAACCGATTGTTCCTGGTTTTGATGTTACACTTGAACCGGGTTTGAATATGATTTCTATTCCGTTGATGCCTGCAGAACCGTACACTGCGAAGTCATTGGCAGAAATGCTTGGCGCGACAGTTGTCATCCAACTTGACGCTGCAACGCAGAGTTTCGTCGGTTACACGGTCACTGATAGTGGTGATGGTTTTGGTATTGATGGTGGTAGAGGTTATATTGTTAACACGCCGGCTGGTGGAATGGTGAAGTTCACGGGTGATGCGTGGGACAACCAACCGGAACCGGAACCCGTTGTTGAAGAGCCAGTAGTCGAAGAACCCGCAGTCGAAGAACCTGCGGTTGAAGAAGTTGCTGAAGAACCTGCGGTCGAAGAACCCGCAGTCGAAGAAGTTGTTGAGGAACCCGCAGTTGAAGAACCTGCGGTTGAAGAAGTTGCTGAGGAACCTGCTGAGGAACCCGCAGCTGAAGAAGTTGCTGAGGAACCCGCAGTCGAAGAACCCGCAGCTGATGGTGCTGCCAATGGTGATGCTGCCGCTAATGGCAATGGTGCTGCTAATGGTGCCGCTGCCGCTCCGGCTCTCTCGACATTCAAGAGCGCGTGGGCATTCGTCGTCGCCAGCGATATTCAAGGTATGGAGACCGGCACGGTCTACAGACTCGTCGCTGAAAATCTCCGCACTGGCAGTATCGCAACGCAGAACATCACGATGGGTGTGAAGCATTCTTCCGCTGTCTGGGCAGATCTCAACCGCAAGAGCGTCATCGAAGCAGGCGATAGACTCGAAATCGCACTCTACGATGATCGCGGTCGCGTCGTCTCAGGTCCCTTCCAACGCACGGTTACCACAACTGACATCCGCAACGCTTTTCTAAGTGTTGACTTGACAGTTGGCGATGTGCGTCCCGAGGAAACGGTTTTGGCACAGAACTTCCCGAATCCGTTCAATCCTGAAACATGGATTCCGTATCAGTTGAGTGAATCGACAGAAGTCTCAATCCAGATCTATGATGTATCGGGTCGTTTGGTTCGGACGTTGAATCTGGGTTGGCAGCCGGTAGGTTCGTACATGACGCCGTCGAGTGCTGCGTATTGGGATGGCAGGAATGCTGTCGGTGAACGTGTAGCGAGTGGTATCTACTTCTATACGTTACAGACATCAGACTTTGCTGCGACCCGACGGATGGTTATCCTGAAGTAA
- a CDS encoding Gfo/Idh/MocA family oxidoreductase, translating to MASKYRVGIIGCGGIANAHARGYQGVEQTEIVALADPVQVALDRFADTYGVPAENCYLDAREMLDEEDLDIVSVATWHQLHAPMTIAACARSPKAVLCEKPMGVSIGECDEMLIAARRNDVKVVIGHQRRFNSAWTDARNLIAEGAIGEPRQIVCHGGQGLLNDCSHLFDMMRYVISDPDPQWVIGNVERKTERYERGIQIEDRSAGIVGFSNGCIGMLLQEIGRPNYQGGIVYGTDGIADVTEARVRLLNNKATDWEERPSDGRNQHVAQAAELVEWIEGGPEHRGEAKHGRASVEIIMAIYESARMHEVVQLPLLTHANPLDLMIESGDLPIERPGRYDIRAFLLRGESMKPEE from the coding sequence ATGGCATCTAAATATCGAGTTGGAATTATCGGATGTGGTGGTATTGCCAATGCTCACGCTCGGGGTTATCAGGGTGTTGAGCAGACAGAAATTGTTGCACTCGCTGATCCAGTTCAAGTAGCACTCGACAGGTTCGCCGACACTTATGGCGTACCCGCTGAAAATTGCTATTTGGATGCGCGCGAGATGCTGGATGAGGAAGACCTTGATATTGTCAGCGTGGCAACGTGGCATCAACTTCACGCACCCATGACAATTGCGGCGTGTGCGCGGAGTCCGAAGGCGGTCCTCTGTGAGAAACCGATGGGTGTGAGTATCGGGGAATGTGATGAGATGTTAATCGCCGCGCGACGCAACGATGTGAAGGTTGTGATTGGGCATCAACGCCGGTTCAATTCCGCTTGGACAGATGCTCGAAATCTCATCGCTGAGGGCGCGATCGGTGAACCTCGACAGATTGTCTGTCACGGGGGGCAAGGGTTGCTAAATGACTGTTCTCATCTCTTTGATATGATGCGTTATGTCATCAGTGACCCGGATCCGCAATGGGTTATTGGTAACGTTGAACGAAAAACGGAACGTTACGAGCGTGGTATTCAAATTGAGGACCGGAGTGCAGGGATTGTCGGCTTTTCAAACGGCTGCATCGGTATGCTTCTACAGGAGATCGGCAGACCGAACTATCAAGGCGGTATTGTTTACGGGACAGACGGCATCGCGGATGTAACAGAGGCGCGCGTCCGCCTTCTGAACAATAAGGCTACAGACTGGGAAGAACGTCCTTCTGATGGTAGGAACCAACACGTTGCGCAAGCGGCTGAGCTCGTTGAGTGGATTGAGGGTGGTCCGGAACACCGCGGTGAGGCGAAACATGGACGTGCTTCCGTTGAAATTATTATGGCGATCTATGAGTCCGCACGGATGCACGAAGTCGTCCAGTTACCGCTCCTGACACATGCGAATCCATTGGATTTGATGATTGAAAGTGGAGATTTACCCATTGAACGCCCGGGACGTTACGATATTCGTGCGTTTCTCTTGCGCGGTGAATCCATGAAACCTGAAGAGTAA
- a CDS encoding ABC transporter permease yields the protein MQITQGVTVGLTALRRNKLRSVLTTLGIIIGIAAVVAVVSVGGGAEHLMLAELERIGGAGLIVCFRKGEFRREDGSYVENKHPEYIEYEDLGFILENCPSLKGATALSQFNLPVSHKHVNQSLDVWGVTPYYEEVNNWYIQAGRFITQSDMERREPVCVIGSKVREDLFQREDPIGLELRVGKERFTVIGVMEEKGNSMASEGWDNRVIIPLTTMEIRFIGQQKGWIFLWAQAESYEKVEQAVAEVKVAMRQQHGDEKYFEFFTAKEIIKQVGNVSRIIQVLLGGVASVALFVGGIGIMNIMLVSVTERTREIGLRKAIGAKRRDILIQFLIEAIVLSVCGGLIGIFIGSSLASVSGLVISKLMQASWPAVVSVQAALIAFSVSAFIGVFFGLYPANKAANLTPIEALRRE from the coding sequence ATGCAAATTACACAAGGTGTTACTGTTGGCTTAACAGCATTACGACGCAACAAATTGCGCTCCGTGCTAACGACGCTCGGAATTATCATCGGTATTGCAGCGGTTGTCGCGGTTGTCTCGGTCGGTGGTGGAGCGGAACATTTGATGCTCGCTGAGTTGGAACGGATCGGTGGTGCTGGGCTGATCGTATGCTTCAGGAAAGGGGAGTTTCGTAGAGAGGATGGTTCGTACGTTGAGAATAAACATCCGGAGTATATTGAATATGAAGACCTCGGTTTTATCCTTGAAAACTGTCCTTCTCTTAAGGGAGCTACGGCACTGTCGCAGTTCAACCTTCCCGTATCGCACAAGCACGTTAACCAGTCGCTTGATGTTTGGGGCGTTACGCCCTACTATGAAGAGGTGAATAACTGGTACATTCAAGCCGGTAGGTTTATCACGCAGAGCGACATGGAGCGGAGAGAACCTGTTTGTGTGATTGGTTCTAAAGTCCGAGAAGACCTGTTTCAAAGGGAAGATCCGATTGGACTTGAACTCAGAGTCGGCAAGGAACGGTTCACTGTCATCGGTGTCATGGAGGAAAAAGGCAATAGTATGGCGAGTGAAGGGTGGGATAATCGCGTGATTATTCCACTCACCACGATGGAGATTCGATTTATCGGCCAACAGAAGGGGTGGATCTTCTTATGGGCGCAAGCCGAGAGTTATGAAAAGGTCGAGCAAGCCGTCGCTGAGGTCAAAGTCGCGATGCGCCAACAGCACGGCGATGAAAAATATTTTGAATTTTTTACTGCTAAAGAGATTATAAAGCAGGTAGGTAACGTGAGTCGGATTATTCAGGTCCTCCTCGGTGGCGTTGCGAGTGTTGCTTTGTTCGTTGGGGGTATCGGTATCATGAACATCATGTTAGTTTCCGTAACAGAGCGAACGCGTGAGATTGGCTTACGCAAAGCCATCGGCGCGAAACGCCGCGATATCTTGATTCAGTTCTTGATTGAAGCGATCGTTTTAAGCGTTTGCGGCGGACTCATCGGCATTTTCATCGGAAGCAGCCTCGCTTCCGTTTCTGGTCTGGTTATTTCAAAGCTCATGCAGGCAAGTTGGCCTGCTGTTGTCTCTGTCCAAGCGGCTTTGATCGCTTTTAGCGTCTCGGCGTTCATCGGTGTATTTTTCGGACTCTATCCGGCGAACAAAGCCGCCAACCTCACGCCAATAGAAGCCCTCCGTCGTGAGTAG
- a CDS encoding ABC-2 family transporter protein → MKSLYLTFHVYLAFARTSFQRQMQYRIANLAGLTTNFFFLLVQVFVYIAFYKASTVPQPLNIDDIITYFVLCQASLMLMPLWGGREIADTVRSGSVALQLTKPVDFQTYWFADECGRACYYLLMRGFPTFLISLLFFKVTIPQQPNVLLAFTVSMMLAIFMSAAITITIFSSAFWTLDTTGISGISASVITFFSGMLVPIALWPEWLAHIADWLPFSGLIDVPFSIYLGKVTGIEVWRAIGKQMAWSLFFFGLGRFLLSRGFSRLVIQGG, encoded by the coding sequence ATGAAATCCCTCTATTTGACGTTCCATGTCTATCTGGCGTTCGCGCGGACCTCTTTTCAGAGGCAGATGCAATATAGGATCGCGAACCTTGCGGGTTTAACGACCAATTTCTTCTTTCTGTTGGTGCAGGTTTTTGTCTATATCGCCTTCTATAAAGCCAGTACGGTGCCACAACCTCTCAATATAGATGACATCATTACCTATTTCGTCCTTTGCCAGGCATCCCTAATGCTCATGCCGTTATGGGGCGGTCGCGAAATTGCGGACACCGTTAGAAGTGGCAGCGTCGCACTCCAACTAACGAAGCCAGTTGATTTTCAGACATATTGGTTCGCGGATGAATGTGGTAGAGCCTGCTATTACTTACTCATGCGCGGGTTTCCGACCTTTCTTATCAGTCTTCTCTTCTTCAAGGTTACAATTCCACAGCAGCCCAACGTCTTATTGGCGTTTACAGTTTCAATGATGCTTGCTATTTTCATGAGTGCTGCGATCACGATCACAATTTTTAGCAGTGCGTTCTGGACCCTGGATACGACAGGAATTTCTGGGATATCTGCATCTGTAATCACCTTCTTTTCTGGCATGTTGGTGCCGATCGCGCTATGGCCCGAATGGTTGGCACATATCGCCGACTGGCTGCCATTCAGCGGCTTGATTGATGTGCCGTTTAGTATCTATTTAGGCAAGGTTACAGGTATCGAAGTCTGGCGTGCTATCGGAAAACAGATGGCGTGGAGCCTCTTTTTTTTTGGGTTAGGACGCTTCCTTTTAAGTCGAGGGTTTTCGCGGTTGGTTATACAAGGCGGTTAG
- a CDS encoding ABC-2 family transporter protein has protein sequence MYHLSLYFHFVKLRIRSQMEYRLSFVIELFAQACISVIDFFMIALLFDRFKELAGWSLWEVGFLYGMIGICFAVAEMIGRGVDTFQRSVVRGDFDTMLIRPLGTFFQVFAHEFLLRRIGRLAQALVVLLIANSQLTIDWSFAKFGYLLISLASGTCFFIGLFVIGATSCFWTVQSIEIINIFTHGGVFMGSYPFSIYRWWFRHFFTFVIPLACVNYFPSLFLLGKVGSLGVSPIGVQLAPFAGFLFLGITMLFWRWGVLHYQSTGH, from the coding sequence ATGTACCATCTTTCTCTTTACTTCCATTTTGTCAAGCTCCGCATCCGATCGCAGATGGAATACCGGCTCTCGTTTGTTATTGAGCTATTTGCCCAAGCGTGTATCTCCGTCATCGATTTTTTCATGATTGCCCTTCTGTTTGACCGTTTCAAAGAATTAGCTGGATGGAGTCTGTGGGAAGTTGGATTCCTCTATGGGATGATTGGTATCTGTTTTGCAGTTGCTGAAATGATTGGCAGGGGGGTTGATACGTTTCAACGAAGTGTAGTGCGCGGTGACTTTGATACAATGCTTATCCGACCGCTCGGCACTTTCTTTCAAGTTTTTGCGCATGAATTCCTACTCCGTCGGATCGGGCGGTTGGCGCAAGCCCTGGTTGTCTTGCTTATTGCTAATTCGCAGTTAACTATAGACTGGTCATTTGCCAAGTTTGGCTATCTATTGATTTCACTCGCAAGTGGGACATGCTTTTTTATCGGTCTTTTCGTGATTGGCGCGACGAGCTGTTTCTGGACTGTCCAATCTATTGAGATTATTAATATTTTCACGCACGGTGGCGTTTTCATGGGGAGTTATCCGTTTTCTATCTATCGATGGTGGTTTCGGCACTTTTTCACCTTTGTTATCCCGCTGGCGTGTGTTAACTACTTTCCGTCCCTTTTTCTGCTGGGAAAAGTTGGATCGTTAGGTGTTTCACCGATTGGTGTGCAATTAGCCCCTTTCGCGGGCTTCCTCTTTCTCGGTATCACGATGCTATTCTGGAGATGGGGGGTCTTGCATTATCAGAGTACAGGACATTGA
- a CDS encoding ATP-binding cassette domain-containing protein codes for MIEVDNLSKTFKVYHHRTGFFGSFVNLFSRKHRIVQAVDKISFTVARGEIVGYLGPNGAGKSTTIKMLTGILVPSSGSVTVNGYIPHRQRKENAKHIGVVFGQRSHLWFDLPVQESFALLQRIYRIPETQYRHNVEMFDELLDLGDFFRTPVRQLSLGQRMRADIAAALLHNPDVLFLDEPTIGLDVVAKARIRQFIQRINAERQVTVVLTTHDLDDVEKLCKRVILIDNARLRFDGELTTLRRLLSTERLLSVDYAEVYPDVGIPNADIVYQEGARVQYRFSPEEISAADLIGAILKKFRIIDVSIQEPDIEDLIKTVYEDNLTLERKLAEPVSPDV; via the coding sequence ATGATTGAAGTTGATAACCTTAGCAAAACCTTCAAAGTCTATCATCACCGCACCGGATTTTTCGGGAGTTTTGTGAATCTCTTTTCTCGCAAACACCGTATCGTCCAAGCAGTGGACAAAATCTCCTTTACCGTAGCACGCGGTGAAATCGTTGGATATTTAGGACCTAACGGTGCTGGAAAGTCAACGACTATCAAGATGTTGACCGGTATTTTAGTGCCTTCATCGGGCAGTGTGACTGTGAACGGTTATATCCCGCATCGGCAACGGAAGGAAAATGCGAAACACATTGGTGTCGTATTTGGGCAGCGCTCACATCTATGGTTCGATTTACCAGTTCAAGAATCATTTGCGTTGCTACAGCGTATCTATCGCATTCCAGAGACACAATACCGCCACAATGTTGAGATGTTTGACGAATTACTCGACCTTGGTGATTTTTTCCGGACCCCTGTCCGTCAGTTGAGTCTCGGTCAACGAATGCGTGCAGATATCGCTGCTGCGCTGCTCCACAACCCAGATGTGTTGTTCCTTGACGAGCCGACTATTGGGTTGGATGTGGTTGCGAAGGCACGTATCCGACAGTTTATCCAGCGAATTAACGCTGAACGACAGGTCACGGTTGTGTTGACGACGCACGATTTAGACGATGTTGAGAAGTTGTGCAAACGTGTTATTCTCATTGACAATGCGCGTCTCCGTTTTGATGGGGAACTCACTACACTGCGACGATTGCTTTCGACGGAACGGCTGTTGAGTGTCGATTACGCAGAAGTCTATCCAGACGTTGGTATTCCCAATGCGGATATTGTGTATCAGGAGGGTGCTCGCGTGCAGTATCGATTCTCTCCAGAAGAGATTAGCGCGGCGGATCTCATTGGTGCGATCCTCAAAAAGTTCAGAATTATAGATGTATCGATTCAGGAACCCGATATTGAGGACCTAATCAAAACCGTATACGAGGATAACCTTACGCTTGAGCGTAAGTTGGCGGAGCCGGTATCTCCGGACGTATAG
- a CDS encoding sugar phosphate nucleotidyltransferase — protein MKFIVKKAVIPIAGYGTRLFPSTKAVPKALFPIISQDGFAKPVIQLIIEEALTAGVEEVCLVAQPQQVEPIADYFSGTVADAIREKTELAVQADRLEEIGERLHFAIQAEPQGFGHAIYCAKDFAAGEPVIILLGDHLYISESDITCAKQLVDVYEEVGQSVTSLDLCPESELSVNGIVHGNPSVESSRLYTLTQIAEKPTVEFAQEHLRVEGIPEKEYLCNFGIDLLTPLLFDILDYNYKHQVLTHGEIQLRDAMTEMIRQEGMYGYRVAGERYDTGNPQELLRTVYAFGLQSPYWEVLVH, from the coding sequence GTGAAATTCATCGTTAAGAAAGCGGTTATTCCCATTGCTGGATACGGGACACGCCTTTTCCCCTCGACGAAAGCCGTACCGAAAGCTCTCTTTCCAATTATCAGTCAAGACGGTTTCGCAAAACCGGTCATTCAGTTGATTATTGAAGAGGCACTCACGGCTGGTGTGGAAGAGGTGTGTCTCGTTGCTCAGCCGCAACAGGTTGAACCGATTGCCGACTATTTTTCTGGCACCGTTGCGGATGCGATTCGCGAAAAGACGGAGTTGGCAGTACAGGCAGATCGTCTGGAAGAGATAGGTGAACGGTTACATTTCGCAATACAGGCGGAACCTCAAGGGTTTGGGCATGCTATCTATTGTGCCAAGGATTTCGCTGCTGGCGAACCGGTCATAATTCTGCTTGGCGACCATCTCTATATTTCGGAATCAGACATCACTTGCGCTAAACAGCTGGTGGATGTCTACGAGGAAGTTGGGCAGTCTGTCACAAGTCTTGATCTCTGTCCTGAAAGTGAGCTCTCGGTCAACGGGATTGTTCACGGAAACCCTTCTGTTGAATCCTCACGACTCTATACATTGACGCAAATTGCCGAAAAACCGACGGTCGAGTTCGCGCAAGAACATTTGCGCGTGGAAGGCATTCCAGAAAAGGAGTATCTCTGCAACTTCGGCATAGACCTCCTCACGCCTCTCCTTTTTGACATTCTGGATTATAACTACAAGCACCAAGTTCTAACGCACGGCGAGATTCAACTGCGGGATGCGATGACGGAAATGATACGACAGGAAGGCATGTATGGTTATCGGGTCGCTGGCGAACGTTATGATACAGGGAACCCGCAGGAGCTGCTAAGGACTGTCTATGCCTTTGGATTGCAAAGTCCCTATTGGGAAGTACTCGTCCATTAG
- a CDS encoding metal-dependent hydrolase, producing the protein MKLNNGIRLTWLGHSTFKIEADGQTLLIDPWVTHNPVCPDELKIFHNLDIILITHGHADHISDAVPLAKTYAPTVVSIVEIAGWLGKQGVENTVGMNKGGTVTVGSIKATMVSANHSSSFTEEDGTTVYLGEPAGYVIEFGNGYKIYHAGDTNVFGDMRIIGEIYQPDLALLPIGDHFTMGPREAAYAAQLLNVPAILPIHYGTFPLLTGTPEELRKLTASQDVEIIELEVGETLD; encoded by the coding sequence ATGAAACTCAATAACGGCATCCGCCTGACATGGCTCGGACATTCCACCTTTAAAATCGAAGCAGACGGACAAACACTCCTCATTGACCCGTGGGTGACTCACAACCCAGTGTGTCCTGATGAACTCAAGATATTCCACAACCTTGACATTATTCTCATAACACACGGACATGCCGATCATATTAGCGACGCTGTGCCACTCGCCAAAACTTATGCTCCCACAGTCGTCTCCATCGTCGAAATCGCAGGATGGCTTGGTAAACAAGGCGTTGAAAACACAGTTGGAATGAACAAGGGAGGTACTGTCACAGTCGGCAGCATAAAGGCAACAATGGTTTCAGCAAACCATAGTAGCAGCTTCACGGAAGAGGACGGCACGACAGTTTATCTGGGTGAACCAGCAGGCTATGTGATTGAATTTGGGAACGGCTACAAAATCTATCACGCTGGAGACACCAACGTCTTCGGGGACATGCGTATTATCGGCGAGATCTATCAACCCGATTTGGCACTGCTTCCCATCGGCGACCACTTTACGATGGGACCGCGTGAAGCCGCCTACGCCGCACAATTGCTCAACGTACCAGCGATCCTACCTATCCATTACGGCACTTTCCCACTATTGACGGGAACACCCGAAGAACTCCGTAAATTAACCGCATCTCAGGATGTGGAAATTATTGAATTAGAGGTCGGGGAAACGTTAGATTAA
- a CDS encoding aminotransferase class V-fold PLP-dependent enzyme, with translation MNIYKRLGIRTVINGNATLTRLGGSIMPPEVVAAMADASKHFVDIIELQKRVGEEIAKLTHNEAAYVSCGAAAALTLSTAACITGLDATKREKLPLHPSPGRGGFQPSTMKSEVIVHRHGRVGYDFAVRQVGVSFVEIGDENGTPPDELENAITEKTAAIFYFANPSREHLWVPYEQAISIAKKHDVPLIVDAAAQLPPPENLWRFTQMGADLALFSGGKGLHGPQSSGLIVGTKSLIEAIAFNGPPHPFIGRGMKVGKEELVGLLAAVEWYLGQDHEQLQQSYEDQVTYYTEVFKDIQGVTVHRSFPSEAGQPMPRTEIRFDAEELGITRDEILQQLQAGNPVIDIAGTGANGVLINGQTLRPGEVEIIAHRLKEILCSIDC, from the coding sequence ATGAACATCTACAAACGCCTCGGCATTCGCACAGTCATTAACGGCAACGCAACGCTCACGCGACTCGGTGGCTCTATCATGCCCCCTGAGGTCGTTGCAGCGATGGCCGATGCCTCGAAACATTTCGTAGACATCATCGAACTGCAAAAACGGGTCGGTGAAGAAATTGCGAAACTTACCCACAACGAGGCGGCGTACGTCTCTTGTGGTGCCGCTGCTGCCCTAACGCTCAGCACTGCTGCCTGCATCACTGGACTTGATGCTACCAAACGTGAGAAATTACCGCTCCACCCCTCCCCCGGTAGGGGCGGTTTCCAACCGTCCACAATGAAAAGTGAAGTCATCGTACACCGCCACGGTCGCGTCGGATACGATTTTGCAGTGCGACAGGTCGGTGTTAGTTTTGTAGAAATAGGTGATGAAAATGGTACGCCTCCCGACGAACTCGAAAACGCCATCACCGAAAAAACCGCCGCAATCTTTTATTTCGCAAATCCGAGTAGGGAACACCTCTGGGTCCCCTATGAACAAGCCATTAGTATTGCCAAAAAGCACGATGTCCCGCTTATTGTTGATGCCGCCGCGCAGCTACCACCCCCAGAAAACTTATGGCGTTTCACACAGATGGGCGCGGATTTGGCACTCTTTAGTGGCGGAAAAGGATTACACGGTCCACAGAGCAGCGGGTTAATCGTCGGGACAAAATCGCTGATTGAAGCGATTGCTTTCAATGGACCACCGCATCCGTTTATTGGTAGGGGTATGAAAGTCGGCAAAGAGGAATTGGTCGGGCTGCTCGCCGCCGTGGAGTGGTATCTCGGTCAGGATCACGAACAACTACAGCAATCTTACGAAGATCAGGTTACCTATTATACTGAGGTTTTCAAGGACATCCAAGGCGTTACAGTACACCGCAGCTTTCCATCTGAAGCCGGGCAACCCATGCCACGCACCGAAATCCGATTCGACGCAGAAGAACTCGGTATCACACGAGACGAAATCCTCCAGCAGCTGCAAGCAGGCAATCCCGTTATTGACATCGCAGGAACAGGCGCGAACGGTGTCCTTATCAACGGACAAACCCTCAGGCCAGGAGAAGTAGAAATTATTGCTCACAGATTAAAGGAAATACTTTGTAGCATAGACTGTTAG